A window of Pirellula sp. SH-Sr6A contains these coding sequences:
- a CDS encoding type I phosphomannose isomerase catalytic subunit, with protein MIYPDHPLQFSPILRSYLWGGERLAAQLGKKPPENGVWAESWELVDHREAESVVCEGIFQGRTLRNLIESYSPEIMGYEAPSDRFPLLLKYLDCQRVLSVQVHPDDAYGAKMPTPDRGKTEAWYVIDAEPGAKIYAGLRPGVDREQLAHAIQAGTTESCLHILEPKPGDCIFIPAGTVHALGAGLLVAEIQQASDCTFRLFDWNRIDQDGNPRALHVEQALDVIDFQKGPASAVDRASLTIDSEGWRTLVDCDKFRLRESVREDSDGDLTIDETAPVILTIPIGSAKLIWGSQSMDLPRASTVLIPSACPPCSLQLSSGAVALACHLPIS; from the coding sequence ATGATTTACCCAGATCACCCGCTCCAATTTTCCCCCATTCTTCGTTCTTACCTATGGGGTGGCGAGCGGCTCGCGGCACAACTTGGCAAAAAACCTCCAGAAAATGGGGTTTGGGCCGAGAGCTGGGAGCTGGTGGACCATCGAGAAGCCGAGTCGGTCGTCTGCGAGGGGATTTTTCAAGGTAGGACGCTTCGAAATTTGATCGAGTCCTATTCTCCCGAGATTATGGGTTATGAGGCACCCAGCGATCGGTTTCCGCTGCTCCTTAAGTACTTGGATTGCCAACGGGTTCTCAGTGTCCAAGTTCACCCGGATGATGCCTATGGAGCCAAGATGCCCACTCCCGATCGAGGGAAAACGGAGGCTTGGTATGTAATCGATGCGGAGCCCGGGGCGAAGATCTACGCCGGATTGCGACCCGGGGTCGACCGCGAGCAACTGGCCCATGCGATCCAAGCTGGGACCACCGAATCCTGTCTTCACATTCTGGAACCCAAGCCGGGCGACTGCATTTTTATCCCTGCCGGAACCGTTCATGCTCTCGGAGCGGGGCTGTTGGTCGCTGAGATTCAGCAAGCGAGCGATTGCACTTTCCGACTCTTCGATTGGAATCGGATCGATCAAGACGGGAACCCTCGAGCCCTTCATGTCGAGCAGGCCCTCGATGTGATCGATTTTCAGAAAGGCCCCGCATCCGCAGTGGATCGCGCGTCCTTGACGATCGATTCCGAGGGGTGGCGAACGCTCGTCGACTGCGACAAGTTTCGACTTCGAGAGTCCGTTCGCGAGGATTCCGACGGCGACCTGACAATAGATGAAACAGCGCCTGTGATCTTGACCATTCCGATCGGCTCCGCGAAGCTGATATGGGGAAGCCAGTCGATGGACTTGCCTCGAGCCTCCACCGTCCTGATTCCGTCAGCTTGCCCCCCCTGTTCGCTCCAATTAAGCTCGGGCGCGGTCGCCCTCGCTTGCCATCTGCCCATATCCTGA
- a CDS encoding alpha/beta hydrolase, translated as MRNRLRRWAILFCVGFLPAPSLAADDTANEPSKGVKADVVYGHKDGMALTLDVFEPKGDANGAGLMFMVSGGWVSTWNPPDRMLPLIQPLLERGYKVIAVRHGSSPRYVIPEIVSDVRLAHAFVHDHAKEWNIDPDKIGVFGFSAGGHLSLVLGTTSNSNADREAGRKARIAAVAAVFPPTDLRPYMALDNPLRERFPALKFSLDKGPDYSPLLQVSPDDAPSVLIHGDKDELVPIWHSEKMKTAFEEVKVPVELLVIQGAAHGFDADGNKRMFEAMTNWFDQQLLGKKASK; from the coding sequence ATGCGTAACAGGCTACGTCGATGGGCAATCCTTTTTTGTGTTGGGTTCCTGCCGGCACCCTCGTTGGCCGCAGACGACACAGCAAACGAACCATCTAAGGGGGTGAAGGCCGATGTGGTCTATGGTCACAAAGACGGCATGGCCCTCACACTGGATGTCTTCGAACCGAAAGGGGACGCTAATGGAGCTGGATTGATGTTCATGGTGAGTGGCGGATGGGTATCGACGTGGAATCCTCCCGATCGCATGTTGCCGCTTATCCAGCCATTGCTGGAACGAGGATACAAAGTGATTGCCGTTCGACATGGCAGCAGCCCTCGGTACGTCATCCCAGAAATTGTTTCAGACGTTCGACTAGCGCACGCATTTGTTCACGACCACGCGAAGGAATGGAACATCGATCCCGACAAGATCGGCGTATTTGGATTCAGCGCTGGGGGGCACCTATCGCTCGTACTAGGAACGACATCGAATAGCAATGCGGATCGTGAAGCAGGTCGAAAGGCTCGCATCGCCGCTGTGGCTGCTGTCTTTCCTCCTACGGATTTACGTCCTTACATGGCTTTGGATAATCCCTTGCGAGAGCGATTCCCGGCCCTCAAATTCTCCTTGGACAAAGGTCCAGATTATTCGCCACTCCTGCAGGTAAGTCCTGATGATGCTCCATCGGTATTGATTCACGGAGACAAGGACGAATTGGTCCCCATTTGGCACAGCGAGAAAATGAAGACGGCGTTCGAAGAGGTAAAGGTTCCGGTCGAGCTGCTCGTCATTCAAGGCGCAGCACATGGATTCGATGCCGACGGAAACAAGCGGATGTTCGAAGCGATGACGAACTGGTTCGACCAGCAACTATTAGGCAAGAAAGCGTCCAAATAA
- the glgB gene encoding 1,4-alpha-glucan branching protein GlgB, which yields MQTLIPFNSLSNIIDGNASDPRSVLGPHRVHVDGRDALAVRGYFPGSEQAWLVDRSNEAIRPMRKIHPSGLYEGLIPQQEERSSNYRIRLANRNGNTIEMTDPYSVPSYLSDFDRYLFNAGQHWKIYERLGSHIRTVDGQIGVNFAVWAPNAQSVQVVGDFNHWDGRSHAMQKQVPSGIWELFVPNIGEGQKYKFRVRTEHGEVVDKTDPYGVAAELPPRTASIVCSLDKYEWSDTAWMESRRNENQLDKPMSVYEVHLGSWRKCEKGIHGWMNYREIAHQLVHYCQEMGFTHVELMPISEHPFTGSWGYQTVGYFAATSRYGSPEDFMYFVNYCHRNNIGVIIDWVPAHFPKDGHGLRRFDGSALYEHEDPRQGEHPDWGTMIFNFGRNEVKNFLISNALFWLDKYHIDGLRVDAVASMLYLDYSRKQGEWVPNQYGGRENLEAIQLLREFNVQSHTQYPGVLTIAEESTAWPGVSRPTDSGGLGFSLKWNMGWMNDTLRYMRQDPVHRKFHHNELTFSLIYAFTENFTLPLSHDEVVHGKGALIAQMAGDLWQKFANLRLLYSYMWTHPGKKLLFMGSEFAQWHEWNYDAEIQWDLLQWDTHRGMQKMVGDLNQLIRREPALHELDFTEDGFEWVDCMNGEESVLGYTRKAKDPNDFVLVACNFTPVVRDYRMGVPKGGYYREIFNSDSAHYAGSNVGNYPGVHADAHIPHHGRPASIQLKIPPLGLVVFKPE from the coding sequence GTGCAAACCCTGATTCCTTTTAATTCCCTCTCCAACATCATCGACGGAAACGCTTCGGACCCCCGCAGCGTTTTAGGACCACACCGAGTGCATGTGGACGGTCGCGATGCATTGGCGGTAAGAGGCTATTTCCCAGGATCTGAGCAAGCGTGGTTGGTGGACCGGTCCAATGAGGCGATCCGGCCGATGAGAAAGATCCACCCCTCGGGCCTTTACGAAGGGCTGATTCCGCAACAAGAAGAACGATCCTCGAACTACCGAATCCGACTCGCGAACCGCAACGGGAATACAATCGAAATGACGGACCCATACTCAGTACCGAGCTATCTCTCTGACTTTGATCGCTATCTATTCAATGCAGGTCAGCATTGGAAAATCTACGAACGACTCGGCTCCCATATCCGAACGGTGGATGGACAAATCGGCGTGAACTTCGCCGTCTGGGCCCCCAACGCCCAAAGCGTCCAAGTCGTCGGGGATTTTAATCACTGGGACGGCCGCTCTCATGCGATGCAAAAGCAAGTCCCGAGCGGCATCTGGGAACTGTTTGTTCCGAATATTGGCGAAGGCCAAAAATACAAGTTCCGCGTTCGCACCGAACACGGAGAAGTCGTCGACAAGACCGATCCGTACGGCGTCGCAGCCGAACTCCCACCGCGCACTGCATCCATCGTATGCTCGCTCGATAAATACGAGTGGAGCGATACCGCTTGGATGGAAAGCCGCCGAAACGAAAATCAACTCGACAAACCGATGTCGGTCTACGAAGTCCACTTGGGTTCGTGGCGCAAATGCGAAAAAGGGATCCATGGTTGGATGAACTATCGTGAAATCGCCCATCAACTGGTGCACTACTGCCAGGAAATGGGATTTACTCACGTCGAGTTGATGCCAATCTCCGAACACCCCTTCACCGGTTCCTGGGGATACCAAACCGTTGGCTACTTTGCAGCGACTAGCCGTTACGGGTCGCCCGAAGACTTTATGTACTTCGTCAATTATTGTCACCGTAACAACATAGGCGTGATCATCGATTGGGTTCCCGCTCACTTCCCCAAGGATGGTCACGGGCTTCGTCGATTCGATGGTTCGGCTCTCTACGAGCACGAAGATCCACGGCAAGGGGAGCATCCCGATTGGGGGACGATGATCTTCAATTTCGGTCGAAACGAAGTGAAGAATTTCTTGATCTCCAATGCGCTCTTCTGGCTCGACAAGTACCATATCGACGGACTTCGCGTCGATGCTGTTGCTTCCATGCTCTATCTCGATTACTCCCGTAAACAAGGGGAGTGGGTGCCGAATCAATACGGCGGTCGAGAGAACCTAGAAGCCATCCAGCTTTTGCGTGAATTCAATGTTCAGTCGCACACTCAGTATCCCGGCGTGCTCACCATCGCCGAGGAATCGACTGCATGGCCCGGAGTCAGTCGCCCCACGGACTCGGGAGGCTTGGGCTTTTCCCTCAAATGGAACATGGGCTGGATGAATGATACGCTGCGATACATGCGGCAAGATCCCGTCCATCGAAAGTTTCATCACAACGAACTGACGTTCAGCTTGATCTATGCCTTCACGGAGAATTTCACACTCCCGTTATCGCACGACGAAGTCGTTCACGGTAAAGGCGCGTTGATCGCGCAAATGGCAGGGGATCTTTGGCAAAAATTTGCAAACCTTCGTTTGCTCTATAGCTATATGTGGACGCACCCAGGCAAGAAATTGCTCTTCATGGGAAGCGAGTTCGCACAATGGCATGAATGGAACTACGACGCAGAGATCCAGTGGGATCTGTTGCAGTGGGACACGCATCGCGGAATGCAAAAGATGGTTGGAGATCTGAACCAACTGATACGTCGAGAACCCGCATTGCACGAATTGGACTTTACCGAAGATGGATTCGAATGGGTCGACTGCATGAACGGTGAAGAAAGCGTGCTTGGATACACACGCAAAGCTAAGGATCCAAACGACTTCGTTTTGGTCGCTTGCAACTTCACTCCGGTTGTCCGTGATTATCGAATGGGTGTTCCCAAAGGTGGATACTATCGCGAAATCTTCAACAGCGACTCCGCGCACTATGCGGGATCGAATGTCGGAAATTACCCGGGTGTCCACGCCGATGCTCACATTCCGCATCACGGTCGTCCTGCTTCGATTCAGCTAAAGATTCCACCCCTCGGTTTGGTGGTCTTCAAGCCGGAGTGA
- the tatC gene encoding twin-arginine translocase subunit TatC: MLKSTLALKKSDDLFEKSSMSFGDHLEELRQALIKASIWLMGGLCVGVPMATSVVAYMQRPLEAALDQFYREQSIREMESATKGTVDPNLKAWMEANQKRSEVIFVDKNRLSSLLKSAPVPPATNSPEDIPKDTQENAPVDASGKASDTGTEPKASPLQSEPAKNLSLADRFPLASADTEGLPTPDRLVPLRIFSSIKSQAETFNMQEGMMIWFKAALVVAAIVASPGIFYHVWGFVAAGLYPHERRYVYYFLPASLSLFWTGALFAFFVVFQLVISFLLNFNAMMGVGTSPRLNDYMSFALLLPLGFGISFQLPLVMLVVERLGIMSVKTYLQQWRMAIFIIAVVAMVLTPADVTSMIAMALPLIFLYFLGIALCHYVPRGGMLNGTAVDPR; this comes from the coding sequence ATGCTGAAAAGCACCCTTGCCCTGAAGAAATCTGACGATCTGTTTGAAAAAAGCTCGATGAGCTTCGGCGATCACTTGGAGGAATTGCGGCAAGCCTTGATCAAAGCCTCCATCTGGCTCATGGGGGGGCTCTGCGTTGGCGTTCCGATGGCTACCAGTGTCGTCGCTTATATGCAGCGTCCATTGGAAGCAGCTCTCGATCAGTTCTATCGCGAGCAAAGCATCCGGGAAATGGAATCCGCAACAAAGGGAACGGTCGACCCCAATCTGAAAGCTTGGATGGAGGCGAATCAAAAGCGGTCCGAGGTCATTTTTGTCGACAAGAATCGTCTCTCGTCCCTGCTGAAATCGGCGCCGGTGCCCCCAGCCACTAATTCACCGGAAGACATACCGAAAGACACACAGGAAAACGCACCCGTAGACGCCTCTGGGAAAGCGTCCGATACCGGTACTGAACCGAAGGCGTCCCCACTCCAATCGGAACCAGCGAAAAACCTATCGCTCGCCGATCGCTTTCCACTTGCCTCCGCGGATACCGAAGGACTGCCAACTCCCGATCGGCTGGTACCGCTGCGGATTTTCTCCTCGATTAAATCGCAGGCCGAGACGTTCAACATGCAAGAGGGGATGATGATTTGGTTCAAAGCGGCCTTGGTCGTGGCAGCCATTGTCGCGAGTCCCGGTATTTTCTATCACGTATGGGGGTTCGTAGCCGCAGGACTCTACCCGCATGAACGACGCTACGTCTATTACTTTCTTCCAGCGAGCTTAAGCCTGTTTTGGACCGGCGCCTTGTTCGCCTTTTTCGTTGTCTTTCAGTTGGTCATATCGTTCTTATTGAACTTCAACGCCATGATGGGAGTCGGGACATCTCCACGTTTGAATGACTATATGTCGTTTGCACTCTTGCTTCCGCTCGGGTTCGGTATCTCCTTTCAGCTCCCTCTGGTTATGTTGGTGGTAGAGCGATTGGGGATTATGTCGGTCAAAACGTACCTGCAGCAGTGGCGCATGGCAATCTTCATCATCGCCGTCGTAGCCATGGTCCTGACGCCCGCGGATGTCACCAGCATGATCGCGATGGCTTTGCCGCTCATATTCCTCTACTTCCTTGGCATCGCGTTGTGCCACTATGTGCCAAGAGGCGGTATGCTCAACGGCACGGCAGTGGATCCTCGCTAA
- a CDS encoding class I SAM-dependent methyltransferase — translation MATNSLEKSTCPLCKAKAEWFFTSQRAIPYFRCTLCRGIFVPSSWWLDPADEKAHYLTHNNDVFDPRYRAFVAPVVEAILSEQTSCSLGLDYGAGPGPVISRMLAESNYQTHLFDPFFHPDPSPLSERYEYIICTEVIEHFRYPLEEFARLANLLKTRGTLYCMTELCHDGIDFAKWRFKNDPTHVFYYGIVTMQWIANQFGFFPAEIDGRRIILRKR, via the coding sequence ATGGCGACGAATTCGCTCGAAAAGTCGACATGCCCCCTTTGTAAAGCGAAAGCAGAGTGGTTCTTCACCAGCCAACGAGCTATCCCGTATTTTCGATGCACGCTCTGCCGAGGGATCTTTGTTCCGTCATCCTGGTGGTTGGATCCTGCAGACGAAAAGGCACACTACCTCACGCACAACAACGATGTGTTCGATCCTCGCTATCGAGCCTTTGTCGCTCCCGTCGTCGAAGCCATTCTTTCAGAACAAACTTCTTGTTCGCTCGGATTGGACTACGGTGCAGGCCCTGGCCCTGTGATCAGTCGCATGCTGGCGGAATCGAATTACCAAACCCACCTTTTCGACCCTTTTTTTCATCCCGATCCATCTCCATTGAGCGAGCGGTACGAGTACATCATTTGCACCGAAGTGATCGAGCACTTCCGTTACCCCTTGGAAGAATTCGCACGCCTCGCAAACTTGCTAAAAACTCGCGGCACATTGTATTGCATGACGGAGCTCTGCCATGACGGAATCGACTTCGCCAAATGGCGCTTTAAAAACGATCCGACACACGTCTTCTACTATGGCATCGTCACCATGCAGTGGATTGCGAACCAATTCGGCTTTTTCCCAGCCGAAATCGATGGCAGAAGAATAATCCTCCGCAAACGATAG
- a CDS encoding serine hydrolase domain-containing protein has product MRRSFLYRCLLGMLCVSQPIAMTRVFSLCIPQPPELKDSSETRSLDLSEKLERIRSQFEFPGMVCGKLTKQGGMSIGVCGIAKEGDSAPLEKNSLLHLGSCTKSMTATLVAIYVEQGKLRWDSSLQSLFPDIPGFQTTSWGNVTLDDLMEHTAGLPANAPWGNWAQAKDLVKARHEIATWVTTRPWEEKKHGKFEYSNLGYMLLGHAIEQIEKKPWEEIVQEKLFSPLGIESAGFGSPVQRKDYPVSWGHVRTDDGKGWVPVEQDNPAVLGPAGTAHATMEDWCKYLRIHLQSPDDANFPLPIGKENWNRLHQSQKETEYAGGWHTGKRDWANGQILTHNGSNTMWYCVVFLAPDRGMGVFAAANVGLEASPVCDRALQLVLREEGLLANER; this is encoded by the coding sequence ATGCGTCGCTCTTTTCTTTACCGATGCCTTCTTGGCATGCTATGCGTGAGTCAGCCCATCGCAATGACGCGTGTGTTCTCACTCTGCATTCCCCAACCTCCCGAATTGAAAGACTCCTCCGAAACGCGATCTCTCGATCTCTCGGAGAAGTTAGAACGCATTCGCAGCCAGTTTGAGTTCCCCGGTATGGTTTGCGGCAAACTGACGAAGCAAGGGGGAATGTCGATCGGTGTTTGTGGTATCGCGAAGGAAGGGGATTCAGCCCCTCTCGAGAAGAACAGTTTGTTGCACCTGGGTTCATGCACGAAGAGTATGACGGCTACCTTAGTAGCTATCTATGTCGAACAAGGAAAGCTGCGATGGGATAGCTCGCTCCAATCCCTCTTTCCCGACATCCCAGGCTTTCAAACCACTTCGTGGGGCAACGTGACGCTGGATGATCTTATGGAACATACCGCCGGTCTTCCTGCCAATGCTCCGTGGGGGAATTGGGCGCAGGCGAAGGACCTCGTGAAGGCGAGGCACGAAATCGCTACCTGGGTGACCACCCGTCCATGGGAGGAGAAAAAGCATGGGAAGTTCGAGTACTCCAATCTGGGATATATGTTGTTAGGACATGCCATCGAACAAATCGAAAAGAAGCCTTGGGAAGAAATCGTCCAAGAAAAACTTTTCTCTCCCCTCGGGATAGAATCAGCGGGATTCGGTTCTCCGGTGCAACGAAAAGATTATCCCGTCAGCTGGGGGCATGTTCGAACCGACGATGGCAAGGGATGGGTCCCTGTCGAACAGGATAATCCTGCTGTGCTCGGACCGGCTGGGACAGCGCATGCAACAATGGAAGATTGGTGCAAATATCTGCGAATCCATCTCCAGTCCCCGGACGATGCAAACTTCCCGCTTCCAATCGGAAAGGAGAACTGGAACCGATTGCACCAAAGCCAAAAGGAAACGGAATATGCGGGTGGATGGCACACGGGGAAACGGGACTGGGCAAACGGTCAGATCCTAACCCATAACGGTTCGAATACGATGTGGTACTGCGTCGTATTCTTGGCACCAGACCGCGGGATGGGTGTCTTCGCAGCAGCCAACGTAGGATTGGAAGCCTCGCCCGTGTGCGACCGCGCACTACAACTGGTTCTGCGAGAAGAGGGCCTCCTCGCTAACGAACGCTAA
- a CDS encoding polysaccharide deacetylase family protein produces MNTTFFTVYRITMNRSVIAVVLATLVAIALLLPSMSVAEDNVTAAPRKYLIIHTDDAGMSHSVNVATQEALRKGIVTSASIMVPCPWFKEFAFFAKANPQFDYGIHLTLTSEWENYRWGPVSPRDQVASLTDSEGYLWDNTTEVAQHVKADEVRIELKAQIERAKAFGVPISHLDTHMGALVTRDDLVKVYVELGAEYNLPVLFFRTLTPEIRKAYPPIASQFESSVSLLNSRKLPLLDALLQFYGGEIPEMREKTYFDALRELPEGVTQLIIHCGRENEELRAITDSSRRRDQDREIFTRDSTKAWLEEQGIELIDWKKFHQMERDR; encoded by the coding sequence ATGAACACCACCTTTTTCACCGTGTACCGCATCACAATGAACCGATCCGTTATTGCCGTGGTATTAGCCACCCTCGTTGCAATTGCCCTCCTGCTCCCTTCGATGTCTGTGGCAGAGGACAACGTGACCGCGGCACCTCGCAAATATTTGATTATTCATACGGACGATGCTGGAATGTCGCACTCGGTCAATGTCGCGACCCAGGAGGCATTGCGAAAGGGAATCGTTACTTCCGCGAGTATTATGGTGCCTTGCCCATGGTTCAAAGAATTCGCGTTTTTTGCCAAAGCCAATCCTCAATTCGATTACGGGATTCACTTGACCCTAACCTCGGAGTGGGAGAATTATCGTTGGGGTCCCGTGTCCCCTCGAGACCAAGTGGCTAGTTTGACCGACTCCGAAGGGTATCTTTGGGACAATACAACCGAGGTCGCTCAACATGTGAAGGCAGACGAAGTCAGGATCGAACTAAAAGCGCAGATCGAGAGGGCCAAAGCTTTTGGAGTTCCGATCAGCCATTTGGATACACATATGGGTGCGTTGGTGACTCGCGATGATTTGGTCAAGGTGTATGTCGAACTGGGCGCCGAATACAACTTGCCCGTGCTATTCTTCAGAACCTTGACACCTGAGATTCGCAAGGCGTATCCGCCCATCGCGTCGCAGTTCGAATCTTCGGTGTCACTACTCAACTCTCGCAAATTGCCGTTGCTGGACGCATTGCTCCAATTCTACGGAGGAGAAATTCCCGAGATGCGAGAGAAAACTTACTTCGACGCATTGCGAGAGTTGCCAGAGGGAGTGACCCAACTGATCATCCACTGCGGGAGAGAGAACGAAGAATTGCGAGCGATTACCGATAGCAGTCGCAGACGCGATCAAGATCGCGAGATTTTCACTCGCGACTCCACCAAAGCTTGGTTGGAGGAGCAAGGCATCGAACTGATCGATTGGAAGAAATTTCACCAGATGGAACGGGATCGGTGA
- a CDS encoding NAD(P)H-hydrate dehydratase has translation MEDASELRNLQSIPRLAPRQMDSHKGTYGHALLLGGSVGMSGALWIAGQTCLRGGAGLVTLAVPDKVQMVLSVAIPCAMTLGLRSNEESGEWWEQIRAPKYRDCVLAIGPGLGRSPESDALVWRCWLEWPHAALFDADALNTLAADRPRFADDCAIPCAPRVLTPHPGEWARLTGNQNIDAARDRRLAAQMARRLRAVVVLKGSRTWVTDGTSCFESRTGNPSLAVGGSGDALTGLITAMMCQGMKPMDAAILGVHLHGLAADLAHESLGTPSTLATDLLDFLPAAFRRLDNESPTPSSR, from the coding sequence ATGGAGGATGCGAGCGAACTTCGCAACCTCCAATCCATCCCGAGGCTTGCTCCCCGTCAGATGGATTCTCACAAGGGTACGTATGGCCACGCGCTATTGCTGGGTGGCTCAGTCGGTATGTCTGGAGCGCTATGGATCGCGGGACAAACGTGCTTGCGAGGTGGTGCAGGTCTCGTGACGCTCGCGGTTCCCGACAAAGTCCAAATGGTTTTGTCGGTCGCGATCCCTTGTGCCATGACCCTTGGTCTCCGTAGTAATGAGGAATCGGGGGAGTGGTGGGAGCAGATACGTGCACCGAAGTACCGCGACTGCGTACTAGCAATTGGACCTGGATTGGGGCGTTCGCCCGAGTCCGATGCGTTGGTTTGGAGGTGTTGGTTGGAATGGCCACACGCGGCCCTTTTCGATGCCGATGCACTCAATACTTTGGCCGCGGATCGCCCGAGATTTGCCGACGATTGCGCAATACCATGCGCACCACGCGTTCTCACACCGCATCCGGGTGAATGGGCGAGACTTACAGGAAATCAGAATATCGATGCCGCACGCGACCGACGCCTCGCGGCGCAAATGGCACGACGATTGCGTGCAGTAGTCGTTTTGAAAGGATCGCGCACGTGGGTCACCGATGGCACCTCCTGTTTTGAGAGCAGGACAGGCAACCCGAGTCTGGCAGTCGGCGGAAGCGGCGATGCGCTGACAGGATTGATCACTGCGATGATGTGCCAGGGGATGAAGCCGATGGATGCGGCGATCCTAGGAGTGCATCTGCATGGGCTCGCAGCGGACCTCGCTCACGAATCGCTCGGAACACCAAGCACCCTAGCGACCGATCTACTCGATTTTTTACCCGCTGCTTTTCGACGGTTGGACAATGAGTCTCCAACCCCGAGCTCTCGCTAG
- a CDS encoding DUF1569 domain-containing protein — protein sequence MKDTNMQLRNLEFVSLDDIASEVSRLSALRYRRRGNWGLAATCEHLADWMSFPMDGFPKMSLRIQCLISLLRAFQGKRLFRKILTAKEMARGAPTIPATIHAASVDDASAVERYLQCIERLKTYRGTIHPSPLFGPMTYDELIALQCIHAAHHLRFLEPEESADRESRSN from the coding sequence ATGAAAGACACTAACATGCAACTGAGGAATCTTGAGTTTGTTTCTCTCGATGACATTGCGAGCGAGGTCTCTCGACTGAGTGCATTGAGGTATCGACGCCGTGGAAATTGGGGGCTGGCTGCGACCTGCGAACATCTGGCCGATTGGATGTCGTTTCCTATGGACGGTTTTCCGAAGATGTCTCTACGCATACAGTGCTTGATTTCATTGCTTCGGGCCTTTCAAGGAAAACGCCTCTTTCGCAAAATCTTGACGGCGAAGGAAATGGCTCGTGGTGCTCCCACTATCCCTGCGACCATTCATGCGGCTTCCGTTGACGATGCTTCAGCTGTCGAAAGGTATCTGCAGTGCATTGAAAGGTTAAAGACCTATCGAGGCACGATTCATCCATCCCCTCTTTTCGGGCCGATGACCTACGACGAGCTCATCGCGCTGCAATGCATCCATGCTGCCCATCATCTCCGATTTTTGGAGCCGGAAGAATCGGCTGATCGAGAGTCCCGCTCAAACTAG
- the queA gene encoding tRNA preQ1(34) S-adenosylmethionine ribosyltransferase-isomerase QueA — MQEPNELDLYDFDLPRELIAQDPPAQRTDSRMMLVDRASGRIEHASIRDLPSVLRAGDVMVVNDSKVIPARLVGYREKTGGRWEGLFLREENGVAELLSSTRGFLNPGESIVLRDPEGRENQRLVLASRTDQGNFLFTPSPNRPWLELLEECGRVPLPPYIRDGQMTSADRERYQTVYARSPGSVAAPTAGLHLTQELIGKVRASGVALVAVTLHVGLGTFRPIQTTRLADHKMHSEFAQISEPVVKRLQSARAEGGRIIAIGTTSVRTLETAASHGNGTLIPWSGSTDIFIQPGHAFRGVDGLLTNFHLPKSSLIVLVSTFAGRELIQEAYRKAIENRYRFYSYGDCMLIL; from the coding sequence GTGCAAGAACCGAACGAACTAGATCTTTACGATTTCGACTTGCCGCGAGAACTCATCGCTCAAGATCCGCCGGCTCAACGAACCGATTCTCGCATGATGTTGGTGGATCGCGCTTCGGGACGAATCGAACACGCATCCATCCGAGATCTCCCCTCCGTCCTTCGCGCCGGGGATGTGATGGTCGTCAACGATTCCAAGGTCATTCCTGCTCGATTGGTCGGGTATCGCGAGAAGACCGGCGGACGGTGGGAGGGGCTATTTCTGCGAGAAGAAAATGGGGTCGCAGAGCTTCTTTCCAGCACACGAGGTTTCCTAAATCCCGGTGAGTCGATCGTGCTTCGCGATCCAGAGGGGCGAGAAAACCAGCGTCTGGTCCTCGCATCGAGAACCGATCAAGGGAACTTTCTCTTTACCCCCTCCCCCAACCGTCCTTGGCTCGAGTTGCTAGAGGAGTGTGGACGTGTCCCGCTCCCCCCCTATATCCGCGACGGGCAAATGACCTCCGCCGATCGGGAACGTTATCAAACCGTGTACGCGCGCTCCCCCGGATCGGTCGCAGCCCCGACCGCTGGTTTGCATCTGACGCAGGAACTAATCGGCAAAGTGCGAGCGTCGGGTGTGGCGCTGGTCGCCGTCACCCTGCACGTTGGATTGGGAACGTTTCGGCCCATTCAAACGACCCGATTGGCCGACCATAAAATGCACAGTGAATTTGCCCAAATATCCGAACCGGTCGTGAAGCGTCTCCAAAGCGCGCGGGCAGAAGGAGGTCGAATCATCGCAATTGGGACAACCTCGGTACGCACGCTGGAGACCGCTGCCTCCCACGGAAACGGAACCTTGATCCCCTGGAGTGGATCGACAGACATTTTCATCCAACCTGGTCACGCTTTTCGTGGGGTGGATGGTTTGCTGACGAATTTTCACCTCCCCAAAAGCAGCTTGATTGTCCTCGTCAGCACCTTCGCAGGTCGCGAATTGATCCAAGAAGCCTACCGAAAAGCGATCGAAAATCGCTATCGGTTTTATTCCTATGGGGATTGCATGCTGATCCTCTAG